In a genomic window of Magnolia sinica isolate HGM2019 chromosome 16, MsV1, whole genome shotgun sequence:
- the LOC131229280 gene encoding kinesin-like protein KIN-1 isoform X3 gives MTSVTVCARFRPLSSREKRDHGDSVCIRSLDNESFVFKDVKEGDLMFCFDRVFYQHSSQDDVYQFLALPIVRDAINAINGTIITYGQTGAGKTYSMEGPSMSESDGQKKGILPRVVNGLFDCIKSANDGSKYIVKLSMAEIYMEKVRDLFDLSKDNLQIKEGKTRGIFLSGATEICIMDAAEALQKLFVGVANRAVGETQMNMASSRSHCVYIFSVLQESTNDGRVKTGKLVLVDLAGSEKVEKTCAEGRVLEEAKTINKSLSALGNVINALTNGKMNHIPYRDSKLTRILQDALGGNSRTAVLCCCSPSSLNASESLSTLRFGARAKHVRTSPRVSSNEDKGEVKLVTHCQTKKSESRDRLLDQLRASLNIEEVKLLEELFVMEGIIFDPCMAEDFESAYEDVTSRTISALHQTVEELLTTIETLKKENLDLKVKVAASEKFHSYFNAAESFCYSATILGFLWFFSSWIWSIFGPDATRKRLL, from the exons ATGACAAGTGTAACAGTCTGTGCTCGCTTCAGACCTTTGAGttcaagagaaaagagagatcATGGCGACAGTGTTTGCATACGGAGCCTAGATAACGAGTCTTTTGtgttcaag GATGTGAAGGAAGGAGATTTGATGTTTTGCTTTGATAGGGTATTCTATCAGCACTCTTCTCAAGATGATGTATATCAATTTCTAGCTCTGCCTATAGTTCGGG ATGCCATTAATGCAATAAATGGAACAATCATTACTTATGGACAG ACTGGAGCTGGGAAGACATACAGCATGGAG GGCCCAAGTATGTCGGAGAGTGATGGACAGAAAAAAGGAATACTTCCGCGAGTTGTAAATGGGCTTTTTGACTGCATAAAATCTGCCAATGATGGATCCAAGTACATAGTCAAATTGTCAATG GCGGAGATCTATATGGAGAAAGTAAG AGACCTTTTTGATTTATCAAAAGATAATCTACAGATTAAGGAGGGCAAGACACGAGGAATATTTCTTTCGGGAGCAACTGAG ATATGTATCATGGATGCTGCAGAAGCTTTGCAAAAGCTTTTT GTTGGGGTTGCTAATAGGGCAGTTGGAGAGACAC AAATGAATATGGCCAGCAGCAGAAGTCACTGTGTTTATATATTTTCAGTCCTTCAAGAATCTACAAATGATGGAAG GGTGAAAACTGGAAAACTTGTTCTTGTCGACCTGGCTGGCTCTGAGAAAGTCGAGAAAACCTGTGCTGAGGGAAGAGTTCTTGAAGAAGCAAAGACTATCAATAAGTCCCTCTCAGCTCTTGGCAACGTAATTAATGCTCTGACGAATG GCAAAATGAACCACATTCCATATCGTGATTCGAAGCTTACGCGCATCCTACAAGATGCTCTG GGTGGGAACTCTCGAACTGCTGTTCTGTGTTGCTGCTCTCCGAGCTCCTTAAATGCATCAGAGAGCCTGTCTACCCTTCGTTTTGGTGCTAG AGCGAAGCATGTAAGGACGTCACCACGAGTTAGTAGCAATGAGGATAAAGGGGAAGTAAAGCTAGTCACCCACTGTCAAACTAAAAAAAGTGAATCACGTGACAGACTGTTGGACCAG TTGAGAGCCAGCCTGAACATTGAAGAAGTGAAGCTGTTGGAGGAGTTGTTTGTCATGGAAGGCATTATCTTCGATCCTTGCATGGCAGAAGACTTTGAATCGGCTTATGAAGATGTAACCAGTCGGACAATTTCAGCATTACACCAAACTGTGGAAGAGCTTCTAACAACTATTGAAACG CTCAAGAAAGAGAACCTTGATCTTAAGGTCAAAGTAGCAGCTTCTGAGAAGTTCCATTCATACTTCAATGCTGCAGAGAGCTTCTGTTATTCAGCTACGATTTTGGGCTTTCTTTGGTTCTTCTCTTCATGGATTTGGAGTATCTTTGGACCAGATGCTACAAGGAAAAGGTTGCTGTGA
- the LOC131229280 gene encoding kinesin-like protein KIN-1 isoform X2: MTSVTVCARFRPLSSREKRDHGDSVCIRSLDNESFVFKDVKEGDLMFCFDRVFYQHSSQDDVYQFLALPIVRDAINAINGTIITYGQTGAGKTYSMEGPSMSESDGQKKGILPRVVNGLFDCIKSANDGSKYIVKLSMAEIYMEKVRDLFDLSKDNLQIKEGKTRGIFLSGATEVGVANRAVGETQMNMASSRSHCVYIFSVLQESTNDGRVKTGKLVLVDLAGSEKVEKTCAEGRVLEEAKTINKSLSALGNVINALTNGKMNHIPYRDSKLTRILQDALGGNSRTAVLCCCSPSSLNASESLSTLRFGARAKHVRTSPRVSSNEDKGEVKLVTHCQTKKSESRDRLLDQVCKEMARYCPHCRMQLGIYISLEPFTCELRASLNIEEVKLLEELFVMEGIIFDPCMAEDFESAYEDVTSRTISALHQTVEELLTTIETLKKENLDLKVKVAASEKFHSYFNAAESFCYSATILGFLWFFSSWIWSIFGPDATRKRLL, translated from the exons ATGACAAGTGTAACAGTCTGTGCTCGCTTCAGACCTTTGAGttcaagagaaaagagagatcATGGCGACAGTGTTTGCATACGGAGCCTAGATAACGAGTCTTTTGtgttcaag GATGTGAAGGAAGGAGATTTGATGTTTTGCTTTGATAGGGTATTCTATCAGCACTCTTCTCAAGATGATGTATATCAATTTCTAGCTCTGCCTATAGTTCGGG ATGCCATTAATGCAATAAATGGAACAATCATTACTTATGGACAG ACTGGAGCTGGGAAGACATACAGCATGGAG GGCCCAAGTATGTCGGAGAGTGATGGACAGAAAAAAGGAATACTTCCGCGAGTTGTAAATGGGCTTTTTGACTGCATAAAATCTGCCAATGATGGATCCAAGTACATAGTCAAATTGTCAATG GCGGAGATCTATATGGAGAAAGTAAG AGACCTTTTTGATTTATCAAAAGATAATCTACAGATTAAGGAGGGCAAGACACGAGGAATATTTCTTTCGGGAGCAACTGAG GTTGGGGTTGCTAATAGGGCAGTTGGAGAGACAC AAATGAATATGGCCAGCAGCAGAAGTCACTGTGTTTATATATTTTCAGTCCTTCAAGAATCTACAAATGATGGAAG GGTGAAAACTGGAAAACTTGTTCTTGTCGACCTGGCTGGCTCTGAGAAAGTCGAGAAAACCTGTGCTGAGGGAAGAGTTCTTGAAGAAGCAAAGACTATCAATAAGTCCCTCTCAGCTCTTGGCAACGTAATTAATGCTCTGACGAATG GCAAAATGAACCACATTCCATATCGTGATTCGAAGCTTACGCGCATCCTACAAGATGCTCTG GGTGGGAACTCTCGAACTGCTGTTCTGTGTTGCTGCTCTCCGAGCTCCTTAAATGCATCAGAGAGCCTGTCTACCCTTCGTTTTGGTGCTAG AGCGAAGCATGTAAGGACGTCACCACGAGTTAGTAGCAATGAGGATAAAGGGGAAGTAAAGCTAGTCACCCACTGTCAAACTAAAAAAAGTGAATCACGTGACAGACTGTTGGACCAGGTCTGCAAAGAAATGGCACGATATTGCCCACATTGTCGTATGCAGTTAGGAATATATATTTCTTTGGAGCCTTTTACTTGTGAG TTGAGAGCCAGCCTGAACATTGAAGAAGTGAAGCTGTTGGAGGAGTTGTTTGTCATGGAAGGCATTATCTTCGATCCTTGCATGGCAGAAGACTTTGAATCGGCTTATGAAGATGTAACCAGTCGGACAATTTCAGCATTACACCAAACTGTGGAAGAGCTTCTAACAACTATTGAAACG CTCAAGAAAGAGAACCTTGATCTTAAGGTCAAAGTAGCAGCTTCTGAGAAGTTCCATTCATACTTCAATGCTGCAGAGAGCTTCTGTTATTCAGCTACGATTTTGGGCTTTCTTTGGTTCTTCTCTTCATGGATTTGGAGTATCTTTGGACCAGATGCTACAAGGAAAAGGTTGCTGTGA
- the LOC131229280 gene encoding kinesin-like protein KIN-1 isoform X1 — protein sequence MTSVTVCARFRPLSSREKRDHGDSVCIRSLDNESFVFKDVKEGDLMFCFDRVFYQHSSQDDVYQFLALPIVRDAINAINGTIITYGQTGAGKTYSMEGPSMSESDGQKKGILPRVVNGLFDCIKSANDGSKYIVKLSMAEIYMEKVRDLFDLSKDNLQIKEGKTRGIFLSGATEICIMDAAEALQKLFVGVANRAVGETQMNMASSRSHCVYIFSVLQESTNDGRVKTGKLVLVDLAGSEKVEKTCAEGRVLEEAKTINKSLSALGNVINALTNGKMNHIPYRDSKLTRILQDALGGNSRTAVLCCCSPSSLNASESLSTLRFGARAKHVRTSPRVSSNEDKGEVKLVTHCQTKKSESRDRLLDQVCKEMARYCPHCRMQLGIYISLEPFTCELRASLNIEEVKLLEELFVMEGIIFDPCMAEDFESAYEDVTSRTISALHQTVEELLTTIETLKKENLDLKVKVAASEKFHSYFNAAESFCYSATILGFLWFFSSWIWSIFGPDATRKRLL from the exons ATGACAAGTGTAACAGTCTGTGCTCGCTTCAGACCTTTGAGttcaagagaaaagagagatcATGGCGACAGTGTTTGCATACGGAGCCTAGATAACGAGTCTTTTGtgttcaag GATGTGAAGGAAGGAGATTTGATGTTTTGCTTTGATAGGGTATTCTATCAGCACTCTTCTCAAGATGATGTATATCAATTTCTAGCTCTGCCTATAGTTCGGG ATGCCATTAATGCAATAAATGGAACAATCATTACTTATGGACAG ACTGGAGCTGGGAAGACATACAGCATGGAG GGCCCAAGTATGTCGGAGAGTGATGGACAGAAAAAAGGAATACTTCCGCGAGTTGTAAATGGGCTTTTTGACTGCATAAAATCTGCCAATGATGGATCCAAGTACATAGTCAAATTGTCAATG GCGGAGATCTATATGGAGAAAGTAAG AGACCTTTTTGATTTATCAAAAGATAATCTACAGATTAAGGAGGGCAAGACACGAGGAATATTTCTTTCGGGAGCAACTGAG ATATGTATCATGGATGCTGCAGAAGCTTTGCAAAAGCTTTTT GTTGGGGTTGCTAATAGGGCAGTTGGAGAGACAC AAATGAATATGGCCAGCAGCAGAAGTCACTGTGTTTATATATTTTCAGTCCTTCAAGAATCTACAAATGATGGAAG GGTGAAAACTGGAAAACTTGTTCTTGTCGACCTGGCTGGCTCTGAGAAAGTCGAGAAAACCTGTGCTGAGGGAAGAGTTCTTGAAGAAGCAAAGACTATCAATAAGTCCCTCTCAGCTCTTGGCAACGTAATTAATGCTCTGACGAATG GCAAAATGAACCACATTCCATATCGTGATTCGAAGCTTACGCGCATCCTACAAGATGCTCTG GGTGGGAACTCTCGAACTGCTGTTCTGTGTTGCTGCTCTCCGAGCTCCTTAAATGCATCAGAGAGCCTGTCTACCCTTCGTTTTGGTGCTAG AGCGAAGCATGTAAGGACGTCACCACGAGTTAGTAGCAATGAGGATAAAGGGGAAGTAAAGCTAGTCACCCACTGTCAAACTAAAAAAAGTGAATCACGTGACAGACTGTTGGACCAGGTCTGCAAAGAAATGGCACGATATTGCCCACATTGTCGTATGCAGTTAGGAATATATATTTCTTTGGAGCCTTTTACTTGTGAG TTGAGAGCCAGCCTGAACATTGAAGAAGTGAAGCTGTTGGAGGAGTTGTTTGTCATGGAAGGCATTATCTTCGATCCTTGCATGGCAGAAGACTTTGAATCGGCTTATGAAGATGTAACCAGTCGGACAATTTCAGCATTACACCAAACTGTGGAAGAGCTTCTAACAACTATTGAAACG CTCAAGAAAGAGAACCTTGATCTTAAGGTCAAAGTAGCAGCTTCTGAGAAGTTCCATTCATACTTCAATGCTGCAGAGAGCTTCTGTTATTCAGCTACGATTTTGGGCTTTCTTTGGTTCTTCTCTTCATGGATTTGGAGTATCTTTGGACCAGATGCTACAAGGAAAAGGTTGCTGTGA
- the LOC131229280 gene encoding kinesin-like protein KIN-1 isoform X4, which produces MEGPSMSESDGQKKGILPRVVNGLFDCIKSANDGSKYIVKLSMAEIYMEKVRDLFDLSKDNLQIKEGKTRGIFLSGATEICIMDAAEALQKLFVGVANRAVGETQMNMASSRSHCVYIFSVLQESTNDGRVKTGKLVLVDLAGSEKVEKTCAEGRVLEEAKTINKSLSALGNVINALTNGKMNHIPYRDSKLTRILQDALGGNSRTAVLCCCSPSSLNASESLSTLRFGARAKHVRTSPRVSSNEDKGEVKLVTHCQTKKSESRDRLLDQVCKEMARYCPHCRMQLGIYISLEPFTCELRASLNIEEVKLLEELFVMEGIIFDPCMAEDFESAYEDVTSRTISALHQTVEELLTTIETLKKENLDLKVKVAASEKFHSYFNAAESFCYSATILGFLWFFSSWIWSIFGPDATRKRLL; this is translated from the exons ATGGAG GGCCCAAGTATGTCGGAGAGTGATGGACAGAAAAAAGGAATACTTCCGCGAGTTGTAAATGGGCTTTTTGACTGCATAAAATCTGCCAATGATGGATCCAAGTACATAGTCAAATTGTCAATG GCGGAGATCTATATGGAGAAAGTAAG AGACCTTTTTGATTTATCAAAAGATAATCTACAGATTAAGGAGGGCAAGACACGAGGAATATTTCTTTCGGGAGCAACTGAG ATATGTATCATGGATGCTGCAGAAGCTTTGCAAAAGCTTTTT GTTGGGGTTGCTAATAGGGCAGTTGGAGAGACAC AAATGAATATGGCCAGCAGCAGAAGTCACTGTGTTTATATATTTTCAGTCCTTCAAGAATCTACAAATGATGGAAG GGTGAAAACTGGAAAACTTGTTCTTGTCGACCTGGCTGGCTCTGAGAAAGTCGAGAAAACCTGTGCTGAGGGAAGAGTTCTTGAAGAAGCAAAGACTATCAATAAGTCCCTCTCAGCTCTTGGCAACGTAATTAATGCTCTGACGAATG GCAAAATGAACCACATTCCATATCGTGATTCGAAGCTTACGCGCATCCTACAAGATGCTCTG GGTGGGAACTCTCGAACTGCTGTTCTGTGTTGCTGCTCTCCGAGCTCCTTAAATGCATCAGAGAGCCTGTCTACCCTTCGTTTTGGTGCTAG AGCGAAGCATGTAAGGACGTCACCACGAGTTAGTAGCAATGAGGATAAAGGGGAAGTAAAGCTAGTCACCCACTGTCAAACTAAAAAAAGTGAATCACGTGACAGACTGTTGGACCAGGTCTGCAAAGAAATGGCACGATATTGCCCACATTGTCGTATGCAGTTAGGAATATATATTTCTTTGGAGCCTTTTACTTGTGAG TTGAGAGCCAGCCTGAACATTGAAGAAGTGAAGCTGTTGGAGGAGTTGTTTGTCATGGAAGGCATTATCTTCGATCCTTGCATGGCAGAAGACTTTGAATCGGCTTATGAAGATGTAACCAGTCGGACAATTTCAGCATTACACCAAACTGTGGAAGAGCTTCTAACAACTATTGAAACG CTCAAGAAAGAGAACCTTGATCTTAAGGTCAAAGTAGCAGCTTCTGAGAAGTTCCATTCATACTTCAATGCTGCAGAGAGCTTCTGTTATTCAGCTACGATTTTGGGCTTTCTTTGGTTCTTCTCTTCATGGATTTGGAGTATCTTTGGACCAGATGCTACAAGGAAAAGGTTGCTGTGA